A section of the Pseudomonas fluorescens genome encodes:
- a CDS encoding lysozyme produces the protein MSLRGKIAAGVLALSSSTLVVFLGTWEGNGQNTVYADKLARGLPTVCKGITRHTSPYPVVVGDYWSDARCDEVEQLVISKGQLLLADCITNQDVGQDTFDALSSHGHNFGTPSTCASRAVGLINAGRIEDGCEALAWAPDGKTPVWAFITTAEGKKVFVPGLHARRLAEVKLCKAGL, from the coding sequence ATGAGCCTGCGCGGCAAGATCGCCGCCGGCGTCCTTGCTCTGTCCAGCTCCACGCTGGTGGTGTTCCTGGGCACCTGGGAAGGCAACGGCCAGAACACCGTATATGCGGACAAGCTGGCCCGTGGCCTGCCGACCGTGTGCAAGGGGATCACTCGTCACACCAGCCCTTACCCGGTGGTGGTCGGTGACTACTGGTCAGACGCCCGGTGCGATGAGGTGGAGCAACTGGTGATCAGCAAAGGCCAACTGCTGCTGGCCGACTGCATCACCAACCAGGACGTGGGCCAGGACACTTTCGACGCCCTGAGCAGCCATGGTCACAACTTCGGCACACCCAGCACCTGCGCCAGTCGCGCCGTGGGCCTGATCAATGCCGGCCGCATCGAGGACGGCTGTGAGGCCCTGGCCTGGGCGCCTGACGGCAAAACACCGGTCTGGGCATTCATCACCACCGCCGAGGGCAAAAAGGTGTTTGTCCCGGGCCTGCACGCGCGCCGCCTGGCCGAGGTCAAGCTGTGCAAGGCGGGCTTGTGA
- a CDS encoding TraR/DksA C4-type zinc finger protein has product MGDWLDHAKAIEELERERSIQAQLARPRPSGPSRSHCLDCDEQIPAERQALGGVTRCTPCQTTFEKGNRR; this is encoded by the coding sequence ATGGGTGATTGGCTCGACCACGCCAAGGCGATCGAGGAGCTGGAGCGCGAGCGGTCCATTCAGGCCCAGCTCGCCCGCCCGCGCCCCTCGGGGCCGAGCCGTAGCCACTGCCTGGACTGTGACGAACAGATCCCGGCCGAGCGCCAGGCTCTGGGCGGGGTCACCCGCTGTACGCCATGCCAGACCACTTTCGAGAAGGGAAACCGCCGATGA
- a CDS encoding phage protein, whose translation MSRIGGKNFDVNLGDLLVHVESCTLDITDNSKTAQTRGVPDGYVDGDVSAAGELELDSTNFGLLIDAARTAGSFRKLGAFDSVFFAKAGDDELRIEAFGCKLKVSSLLSIDPKGGEKTKHKVPFEVTSPDFIRINGVPYLDATEIEGLS comes from the coding sequence ATGTCACGTATTGGCGGCAAGAACTTTGACGTGAACCTGGGCGACCTCCTGGTCCACGTCGAAAGCTGCACCCTGGATATCACCGACAACAGCAAGACCGCGCAAACCCGGGGCGTGCCTGACGGCTACGTCGATGGCGACGTGTCGGCCGCTGGCGAGCTTGAGCTGGACTCGACCAACTTCGGTTTGCTGATCGACGCGGCCCGTACTGCCGGCAGTTTTCGCAAGTTGGGCGCGTTCGACTCGGTGTTTTTTGCCAAGGCCGGCGACGACGAACTGCGCATCGAGGCGTTCGGCTGCAAGTTGAAGGTTTCCAGTCTGTTGAGCATTGATCCGAAGGGCGGCGAGAAGACCAAGCACAAGGTGCCCTTTGAGGTCACCAGCCCGGACTTTATCCGCATCAACGGCGTGCCGTACCTGGATGCCACCGAGATCGAGGGCTTGAGCTGA
- a CDS encoding DUF2586 domain-containing protein, producing the protein MALGKVSVNNLNLGQGAVTEIERYFLFIGAGPKNTGKLLALNTDSDLDNELGIPASDLKTQITAARLNGGDRWACLAAPIAPEGDWKVALDIAQQQGFSVEAVVITKPVLKGDELSAMHDAAIGVSNVYGRRVFFMAATAGIAEKLTWSQYLIEQKAITAGVAAPRVLVVPQLHGNDQGVLAGRLANAAVSIADSPMRVATGAVLGLGPVPIDSEGKPLPSAIRAELDKARFSVSQTYPDYPGVYWGDGNMLDTPASDYQVIEYLRLADKAARLVRPLLIRRVADRRLNNTANSMAVNVNALMAPLRQMAKSVKFAGQVFPGEIESPKDGDIVLVWKSKTAVEAFIKLKPHNCPKDLTANIALDLSTDDSE; encoded by the coding sequence ATGGCACTTGGCAAAGTCAGCGTTAACAATCTCAATCTGGGCCAAGGCGCCGTGACTGAGATCGAGCGCTATTTTCTGTTCATCGGGGCCGGCCCGAAAAACACCGGCAAATTGCTCGCCCTCAACACCGACAGCGATCTGGACAACGAGCTGGGCATTCCGGCAAGCGATCTGAAAACCCAGATCACCGCAGCACGCTTGAACGGCGGCGACCGTTGGGCGTGCCTGGCGGCGCCGATCGCCCCTGAAGGCGACTGGAAAGTGGCCCTGGATATCGCGCAGCAACAGGGTTTTTCCGTTGAGGCCGTGGTGATCACCAAACCCGTGTTGAAGGGCGACGAACTGTCAGCCATGCACGATGCGGCCATTGGCGTGAGTAACGTCTACGGGCGCCGCGTCTTCTTCATGGCCGCGACTGCCGGCATCGCGGAAAAACTCACCTGGTCGCAATACCTGATCGAGCAAAAGGCAATCACTGCCGGCGTAGCCGCGCCGCGTGTGCTGGTGGTTCCGCAGCTCCACGGTAATGACCAGGGCGTGCTGGCCGGTCGCCTGGCGAATGCCGCTGTCAGCATTGCCGACAGCCCCATGCGTGTGGCCACCGGCGCAGTACTGGGCCTGGGGCCGGTGCCGATCGACAGCGAGGGCAAACCGCTGCCGTCTGCCATCCGCGCCGAGCTGGACAAAGCCCGCTTTTCCGTCTCACAGACCTATCCCGACTACCCGGGCGTGTACTGGGGCGACGGCAACATGTTGGACACCCCGGCCAGCGACTACCAGGTGATCGAATATCTGCGCCTGGCCGACAAGGCGGCGCGCCTGGTGCGTCCGCTGTTGATCCGCCGCGTGGCCGATCGGCGCCTGAACAACACGGCCAACAGCATGGCGGTAAACGTCAACGCGCTGATGGCGCCCCTGCGCCAGATGGCCAAGTCGGTCAAGTTCGCCGGCCAGGTGTTCCCGGGCGAGATCGAATCGCCGAAGGACGGCGACATCGTGCTGGTCTGGAAGAGCAAAACCGCCGTCGAGGCGTTTATCAAGCTCAAGCCCCACAACTGCCCGAAAGACCTCACGGCGAACATCGCCCTGGACCTTTCCACCGACGATTCGGAGTAA
- a CDS encoding phage virion morphogenesis protein has translation MARSTLELDARGYLGVREQLALLSLPPQLRRRLLNNVTKRVRTMSRKRVRDQQNLDGSPFEARKGSSKGKKKMEAGLAKLLQVTRVSADEAELGWRNALTRWVAAQQHNGVSERRTAAQMRRWNKVPPGTACTDKQAKRLRRLGFRTRQKGKKSLTRPSVAWIQEHVNYAKAGLLIRILNDERTESTGAQSWDITLPKRQFLGASSERDTSVLVNQVLQQILNSPR, from the coding sequence ATGGCGCGTAGCACCTTGGAGCTGGACGCCCGGGGCTACCTGGGCGTGCGCGAGCAACTGGCGCTGCTGAGTCTGCCGCCGCAGTTGCGCCGGCGTTTGCTGAACAACGTGACCAAGCGCGTGCGGACCATGAGCCGTAAGCGCGTGCGCGATCAGCAGAACCTGGACGGCTCGCCTTTCGAGGCCCGCAAGGGATCGAGTAAGGGCAAAAAGAAGATGGAAGCCGGCCTGGCCAAGCTGCTGCAGGTCACCCGCGTGAGTGCCGACGAGGCCGAACTGGGCTGGCGTAACGCGCTGACCCGGTGGGTCGCCGCCCAGCAACACAACGGCGTGTCAGAGCGACGCACGGCCGCGCAGATGCGCCGCTGGAACAAGGTTCCCCCCGGCACCGCCTGCACCGACAAGCAGGCTAAGCGCCTGCGCCGCCTGGGCTTTCGTACCCGGCAGAAGGGCAAAAAGAGCCTGACCCGGCCGTCAGTGGCGTGGATTCAAGAACATGTGAATTACGCCAAGGCCGGCCTGTTGATCCGCATTTTGAACGACGAACGAACCGAATCTACCGGCGCGCAGAGCTGGGATATCACCTTGCCCAAGCGCCAGTTCCTCGGCGCGAGCAGCGAACGTGACACCAGCGTGCTGGTTAACCAGGTGCTGCAGCAAATCCTAAATTCACCCCGCTAA
- a CDS encoding phage tail protein: MIQLKALTAYLMERRLVEPEQFDSWTEQVSLELIWKPDRDGLHMSDMRYRAVFALERFTDHPARLMALVASWLETHDPDRHRHDLPAPLFAVEPLDADTFDVELSLEFIEPQYLAEDPTGEIEAFGKTWAFIPFDLWTAEQGEVDHGA; encoded by the coding sequence GTGATCCAGCTCAAGGCGTTGACCGCCTACCTGATGGAACGCCGGCTGGTGGAGCCTGAGCAGTTCGACAGCTGGACCGAACAGGTCAGCCTGGAACTGATCTGGAAGCCCGACCGCGACGGCCTGCACATGTCCGATATGCGCTATCGCGCCGTGTTCGCCCTGGAGCGTTTCACCGACCATCCGGCAAGGCTGATGGCCCTGGTCGCCAGTTGGCTGGAGACCCACGACCCCGATCGGCACCGCCACGATCTGCCGGCGCCGCTGTTCGCCGTTGAGCCCCTGGACGCGGACACCTTCGACGTGGAGCTGTCCCTGGAATTCATCGAGCCACAATACCTGGCCGAAGATCCCACCGGCGAGATCGAGGCGTTCGGCAAGACCTGGGCGTTTATCCCGTTCGATCTTTGGACCGCCGAACAGGGCGAGGTCGATCATGGCGCGTAG
- a CDS encoding head completion/stabilization protein has product MSFSGKPTTFVEQKIENDGFWPDLSVTEFQKEQRLPAEYLIELLADAIYTAMVEVNYDLVRCKERWKGAGVRSVESADSTVLPERTFQVKLYKRAVYCRAKASALTQFATVTRRESAENTGKEAPERAETFLAFSQQAVRALQGRGRITAALL; this is encoded by the coding sequence ATGAGCTTTTCCGGGAAGCCCACCACCTTTGTGGAGCAGAAAATAGAGAACGACGGCTTTTGGCCAGACCTCTCTGTTACCGAGTTCCAGAAAGAACAACGCCTGCCGGCGGAGTACCTGATAGAGCTGCTGGCCGATGCAATCTACACCGCCATGGTCGAGGTCAATTACGACCTGGTGCGGTGTAAAGAACGATGGAAGGGCGCAGGCGTACGCAGTGTTGAGTCCGCGGACTCCACCGTACTGCCGGAACGCACTTTCCAGGTCAAGCTGTACAAACGCGCCGTGTACTGCCGCGCAAAGGCTAGCGCGTTAACTCAGTTCGCCACCGTCACACGCCGGGAAAGCGCCGAGAACACCGGCAAGGAAGCCCCGGAGCGGGCGGAAACCTTTCTCGCTTTCAGCCAGCAGGCCGTGCGTGCCCTGCAGGGCCGTGGCCGCATCACGGCGGCTCTGCTGTGA
- the gpM gene encoding phage terminase small subunit, which translates to MSLALAHKRRTLAMGSTAVAALAATAGLAYTPGDALSSPANARKHLLLQEAALDQDLERLSAMKGALAGRQLLKRDELLPKYQEYVQRYCESELNFPNRVAVQVMVWLFDTAQFEDALDLADFLMEQGQKMPERFMRRDIQTFVADAVAEWAYDEYNAGRSPEPYLSDLLPRVDGEWDLPEQIPSKYHKLIGMRAMEAEQWETALKHLERSTELYPKAGNDTRIKKARRALEKQAATTPATE; encoded by the coding sequence GTGAGTCTGGCCCTGGCGCACAAGCGCCGAACCCTGGCCATGGGCAGCACTGCAGTGGCGGCACTCGCCGCTACTGCAGGCTTGGCCTACACCCCTGGCGATGCCCTGAGCAGTCCCGCCAATGCGCGCAAGCACTTGCTGTTGCAGGAAGCGGCATTGGACCAGGATCTGGAGCGCCTAAGCGCGATGAAAGGAGCTTTGGCAGGACGCCAGTTGCTCAAGCGCGACGAGCTGCTGCCCAAGTACCAGGAATACGTCCAGCGCTACTGCGAGTCGGAGCTGAATTTCCCGAATCGCGTTGCTGTGCAGGTGATGGTGTGGCTGTTCGATACCGCCCAGTTCGAAGACGCGCTGGATCTGGCCGACTTCCTGATGGAGCAGGGCCAGAAGATGCCGGAGCGTTTCATGCGCCGCGACATCCAGACCTTTGTTGCTGATGCGGTAGCCGAGTGGGCCTATGACGAATACAACGCGGGCCGCAGCCCTGAGCCCTACCTATCCGACCTGTTGCCCCGAGTTGACGGCGAATGGGACCTGCCTGAGCAGATCCCGAGCAAGTACCACAAGTTGATTGGCATGCGCGCTATGGAGGCCGAGCAGTGGGAAACCGCGCTCAAGCATTTGGAGCGCTCCACCGAGCTGTACCCGAAAGCTGGCAATGACACCCGCATCAAAAAGGCCCGTAGGGCCTTGGAAAAACAAGCGGCCACTACCCCGGCCACCGAATAA
- a CDS encoding phage major capsid protein, P2 family, with product MAQPLSARGAKQYAELQEAMAEAYGVERSSRMFSVDPTIAQELNDAITAKADFLERINVVPVSEIKGEKVFIGVNGPVTGRTNTKTTDREAKDASALDNTTYELADTQSDVGLPYAKIDAWAKFPDFKERYSAAVQKRIAQDRIVIGFHGTSAATQTDLEKFPKLQDVNKGWLQQLREQAPQQVLKEGTTAGKVTLGAGGDYANLDALVHDTKQMVDEILREDGDLVAIIGTDLLAADKAKLYTKQGDTPTEKERIENAQVIATYGGLPAFSVPNFPVNAVLVTSWDNLSIYYQDTSWRKQTIENPKRSRVEDYNSRNEGYVIEQLEKIAFTENVELVVA from the coding sequence ATGGCCCAGCCGTTAAGCGCCCGTGGCGCCAAGCAATATGCCGAGCTGCAAGAAGCGATGGCCGAAGCGTACGGCGTCGAGCGATCGAGCCGCATGTTCAGCGTGGACCCGACGATTGCCCAGGAGCTGAACGACGCTATCACTGCGAAAGCTGACTTCCTGGAGCGAATCAACGTCGTCCCTGTAAGTGAGATCAAGGGCGAAAAAGTCTTCATTGGTGTGAATGGCCCGGTCACCGGCCGTACCAACACCAAGACCACCGACCGCGAAGCCAAGGACGCTTCGGCGTTGGACAACACCACCTATGAACTGGCTGATACCCAGTCGGACGTGGGGCTGCCGTACGCCAAGATTGATGCCTGGGCGAAGTTTCCCGACTTCAAAGAGCGTTATTCCGCTGCAGTGCAAAAGCGCATCGCCCAGGACCGTATCGTTATCGGCTTCCATGGCACCAGTGCTGCAACTCAGACCGACTTGGAGAAGTTTCCCAAGCTGCAGGACGTGAACAAGGGCTGGCTGCAGCAACTGCGCGAGCAGGCCCCGCAGCAGGTGCTGAAAGAGGGAACCACCGCCGGTAAGGTCACGCTTGGCGCCGGTGGTGACTACGCCAACCTCGATGCCCTGGTGCATGACACCAAGCAAATGGTGGACGAGATCCTGCGCGAAGACGGCGACCTGGTTGCAATCATCGGCACCGATTTGCTCGCTGCTGACAAGGCCAAGCTGTACACCAAGCAGGGCGACACCCCGACCGAAAAAGAGCGCATCGAAAACGCTCAGGTCATTGCGACCTATGGTGGTCTGCCAGCGTTCAGCGTGCCGAATTTCCCGGTCAACGCGGTGCTGGTCACCAGCTGGGACAACCTTTCGATTTACTACCAGGACACCAGCTGGCGTAAGCAGACGATCGAGAACCCGAAACGCTCCCGCGTCGAGGACTACAACAGCCGTAACGAAGGCTACGTGATCGAGCAACTGGAAAAGATCGCGTTCACTGAAAACGTCGAGCTGGTGGTCGCGTGA